In Neodiprion pinetum isolate iyNeoPine1 chromosome 6, iyNeoPine1.2, whole genome shotgun sequence, one genomic interval encodes:
- the LOC138191115 gene encoding insulin-like growth factor-binding protein complex acid labile subunit — protein MFRPAVLVSFFLVIGLSEKDPFCANWDGFNLCRQGDRLISVTEQSHSPYLHISGLHFRYVAPGCFKNLSIDKLSINNGITRLESGAFTGLPKLTQLHLEYNHVELVPDLFKELPRLKVLNIGTNGITLIPEGAFNGISELENLMLPFNHISAINVTSFPRLPFITNLNLQDNRITSIAPGSFADLDQLETLNLQSNRLTELKSGTFQGLSNLRHLNLGYNSIAPTRNAFEGLTKLQKLNLRQSQIKFVPEETFNGLSRLTELTMDNNDISAIDLTMFPRLPKLSSLTLYSNNIANIVPGSFANISRLETLYLFSNKMTKLQPNTFAELSELKKLDLSYNEINYIPEGTFNGLSELQNLTLLHNNISTINATTFSGLSQLVKLDISENKITAVAPGSFANLGKLEYLDLFSNEITETKTLQELTHLTNLRLSYNVVKLVPNAFAGLSKLKKLDLSGNKIYSISEGAFNGLSELSELDLSVNRISDISMTRYSELPQLLNLDLSSNQIVDIVPGSFSNPEESDRRNLSEKSELPKLQKLDLGSNLISTIRPRTFTKLINLKQLILAGNNISEIQAGAFEGLLSVTDISLHDNRIHSLPRDLFDGLTNLKLITLDHLRSDKIDINGIKLPDAASFKFIW, from the coding sequence ATGTTTCGACCGGCAGTGTTAGTGAGTTTCTTTCTAGTCATTGGACTGAGTGAAAAAGATCCATTTTGCGCAAATTGGGATGGATTCAACTTGTGCCGTCAAGGGGACCGCTTGATCAGCGTAACCGAGCAAAGTCATTCCCCTTATTTGCACATCAGTGGACTCCATTTTCGTTACGTGGCACCTGGCTGTTTCAAAAACCTCTCAATCGACAAGTTGTCCATCAACAATGGAATCACGCGCTTAGAATCCGGAGCTTTTACCGGTTTGCCGAAATTAACTCAACTTCATCTCGAATACAACCACGTTGAACTGGTTCCTGATTTATTTAAAGAACTGCCGCGTCTAAAAGTGTTGAACATAGGCACAAACGGGATTACTCTTATACCAGAAGGAGCTTTCAACGGGATTTCGGAACTGGAAAACCTCATGTTACCTTTTAATCATATCTCGGCGATAAATGTGACATCGTTTCCCAGGCTTCCGTTTATCACGAATTTGAATCTACAGGACAACAGGATAACCTCGATTGCTCCGGGCTCTTTTGCTGACCTCGATCAGTTGGAAACGCTCAATTTGCAGTCGAATCGATTAACCGAATTAAAATCTGGCACTTTTCAAGGTTTGAGTAATCTTCGTCACCTGAATCTTGGATACAACTCAATCGCACCGACTCGCAACGCATTCGAAGGACTAACTAAACttcagaaattgaatttgcGCCAGAGTCAGATAAAGTTCGTACCGGAGGAGACTTTTAATGGACTCTCGAGATTGACGGAACTAACGATGGATAATAACGATATATCGGCGATCGATTTGACAATGTTTCCTCGCCTTCCGAAGCTATCTAGTTTGACGTTATACAGCAACAACATTGCTAATATTGTTCCCGGTTCGTTCGCCAACATCTCACGGTTGGAAACCCTTTATTTATTCTCTAACAAAATGACGAAATTACAACCTAACACATTCGCCGAATTGTCAGAGCTGAAAAAATTGGATTTGTCttacaatgaaataaattatataccgGAAGGGACCTTCAACGGGCTATCAGAATTACAAAATCTCACCTTACTTCATAACAATATTTCGACGATAAACGCGACGACGTTTTCTGGACTTTCGCAGCTGGTAAAATTGGACATCAGTGAGAACAAAATAACTGCCGTTGCTCCTGGATCGTTTGCTAACCTCGGGAAGTTGGAATATCTTGATTTATTCTCGAATGAAATTACCGAAACTAAAACTTTGCAAGAATTGACTCATCTTACTAACTTACGTCTTTCTTACAACGTCGTCAAGTTGGTTCCCAACGCGTTCGCGGGACTATCCAAGCTGAAGAAGTTGGACTTATCCGGAAACAAAATCTACTCTATTTCAGAAGGAGCATTCAACGGGTTGTCAGAATTGAGTGAATTGGACCTGAGCGTTAATCGTATTTCGGATATATCTATGACAAGATATTCGGAGCTTCCGCAGCTATTGAATTTGGATCTATCTTCAAACCAGATAGTAGACATTGTTCCTGGATCCTTTTCAAATCCCGAGGAATCTGATCGTCGAAACTTGAGCGAAAAGAGTGAACTGCCGAAGTTGCAAAAACTTGATCTTGGATCTAACCTCATATCCACGATTCGCCCTCGCACTTTTACCAAGTTGATCAATCTGAAACAGTTGATCCTTGCAGGCAACAATATATCTGAAATCCAGGCTGGCGCATTCGAGGGATTGTTGTCGGTTACCGATATTTCATTGCACGATAACAGAATTCACTCGTTGCCACGTGACTTGTTCGATGGACTGACGAATTTAAAACTAATCACACTAGATCATTTGCGATCggataaaattgatattaacGGGATCAAGTTGCCAGATGCAGCcagttttaaatttatttggtAG